The Pseudomonas moraviensis genome contains the following window.
CGGCGAACAGCCTTTTCAGCAAGCGCGGCGACAACCTGTGCGCCAGACGCGCGCCGAGCCGGGCGAATACCATGCTGGTCAGGGCGATGCCCAACAATGCCGGCAAATACACAAAACCGAGACTATGGGCCGGCAGCAACGGATCGTGCCACCCCAGAATCATGAAACTTGACGCACTCGCCAAAGCGATCGGCAGGCCACAGGCCGACGAGGTCGCCACGGCCTGCTGCATCGGCACGCTGCGCCAGGTCAGAAACGGCACCGTCAGCGAGCCGCCGCCAATACCGAAAATCGCCGAGGCCCAGCCAATCACCGTACCGGCCGCAGTCAGACCGAGCTTGCCCGGCACCGTTCGGCTGGCCTTGGGTTTGACGTCGAGCGCCAATTGCACGGCGATCACCAGAGCAAACACGCCGATGATCTTCTGCAGGTTCGGCCCCGAGATCGCTTCC
Protein-coding sequences here:
- a CDS encoding sulfite exporter TauE/SafE family protein gives rise to the protein MEFLLYLALGACAGVLAGLFGVGGGIIIVPVLVFSFTLQGFDQSILTHLAVGTSLATIIFTSINAVREHHRRGAVRWAIFRWMTVGILLGAGFGALTAEAISGPNLQKIIGVFALVIAVQLALDVKPKASRTVPGKLGLTAAGTVIGWASAIFGIGGGSLTVPFLTWRSVPMQQAVATSSACGLPIALASASSFMILGWHDPLLPAHSLGFVYLPALLGIALTSMVFARLGARLAHRLSPRLLKRLFAALLFCVGLSFLL